TATTGCTGGCGCAGACGTCTGCATCGTCACCGCCGGTGTCGCCCGCAAACCCGGCATGAGCCGTGACGATCTGCTGGGCATCAACCTGAAAGTTATGAAGTCCGTAGGCGAAGGTATCGCCGCACATGCGCCGAACGCATTCGTGATTTGCATCACTAACCCGCTGGATGCGATGGTTTGGGCGCTGCGCGAATTCTCCGGCATGCCGCACCACATGGTTTGCGGTATGGCTGGCGTTCTTGATTCGGCACGCTTCCGTCACTTTCTTGCGTCCGAGTTCAACGTTTCCATGAAAGACGTCACTGCCTTCGTTCTGGGCGGTCACGGCGACACTATGGTACCGCTGGTACGTTATTCCACCGTTGCAGGTATCCCGTTGCCTGATCTGGTAAAGATGGGCTGGACAAGCCAAGAGAAACTGGACGCGATTGTTCAGCGTACACGTGATGGCGGTGCAGAGATTGTGGGTCTGTTGAAGACCGGTTCTGCCTTCTACGCCCCTGCGACATCGGCGATCGAGATGGCGGAAAGCTATCTGAAAGACCAAAAGCGTGTTCTGCCTTGTGCGGCATATGTCGATGGCGCTTACGGTCTTGACGGTTTCTATGTGGGTGTACCGACAGTGATCGGTGCCGGTGGTATCGAGCGTGTGGTGGAAATTTCGATGGATAAAGACGAGCAGTCCATGTTCGACAATTCCGTTAACGCGGTTAAAGGTCTGGTCGAAGCCTGCAAAGGTATCGACGAGACACTGGCGTAAGCCACTTTCCAAAAACAGTGATGGAAACGCGCCCCTTTGCGGGCGCGTTTTTTGTTGGGTAGGGGGCACCCAGCGAAAAGGCCAATCGCGTCACCCGATTGTGAGGTGGACGGGGCGGGCTTGTGGCTTATGCTCCGCGCTATGCGGCTGTTCCTACCCCTGACTGCAATACTGTTACCGGCCCGCCTGTTGGCGTGTGATCTGGCTTTGGTATTGGCGGTTGATGTGTCGGGGTCAGTTGATCGCGAAGAATACACAATCCAGATGGAGGGGCTTGCCGCAGCGTTGCGCGACGGGATCGTCGTTGATGCACTGGTGGATCAAAACGCGCAGGTGTCTTTGGTGCAGTGGTCCGGATCTTCTCGTCAGGTGCAGTCCATCAAGTGGCGCGGCATTGAGACCGCGCAGGATGTGAGCGCACTCGCAGCGCAGGTATCGCGCGTGCCGCGGGTTTGGCGCAATTATTCCACCGCAATCGGTGAGGCGCTTTCGATTTCTGCACGCAGCTTTGACATGGTCGCCGATTGCGGGCGCAGAGTGATTGATGTGTCGGGCGACGGCGTATCGAATGAGGGGATACCGCCAGAACAGATGCGGCCGGTTTTGCGTGCCGGCGACATAACCGTAAACGCATTGGCGATTGAAACCGATGACACGGACCTCACCGGCTACTTCTTTGAGCAGGTCATCGATGGCCCGCACGCTTTTGTTGTGACCGCTAACGGGTTTGAGGATTATCCGGCCCAGATATTGCGTAAATTGCAGCGCGAAACCACAAAACAACTGAGTCGGCTCAACCTAAATGATGATTAATGTGATCACAGGCGTTTTTTGTGTGATCACAGCTTGGGCAAAAGGGTGTTGTTGATGCGAATTTCTCGGATAATATCCGCAAAACCCTGCGGCAAATGCACCGCCCCCCGTGACACGCCTGCTAAAAAGGCTATTACTATCCTCAGCCAACTACGTAATTTAAGCCACCTCAAAGGACCTGTGCCATGGCCGATGTAAACCGGGGCAACCGTCCCCTGTCGCCACATCTGACGATTTACCGCCCGCAGCTGACATCCATGACGTCCATCCTGACGCGTATCACGGGCAATGCGATGTTGATCGCTGCGCTGATGATCGTGTGGTGGTTTCTGGCGGCAGCCAGCTCGCCCGAGTATTTCGCAACAGCCAACGGGTTCGTGACCAGCTGGTTCGGCGATCTGGTGATGTTCTTTTCCCTGCTTGGTCTGTGGTATCACACTCTGGCAGGCATCCGGCACCTCATTTGGGACAACGGTTATGCGCTGGACATTCCCACAGCTGAAAAGCTGGGTTGGGCCTGCATCGGCGGTTCTGTCGTGCTGACCATCATCACTGCAATCGCGATATAAGGGGAG
The Sulfitobacter noctilucicola genome window above contains:
- the mdh gene encoding malate dehydrogenase, encoding MARPKIALIGAGQIGGTLAHLAALKELGDVVLFDIAEGTPEGKALDIAESGPSAKFDATMSGTQDYADIAGADVCIVTAGVARKPGMSRDDLLGINLKVMKSVGEGIAAHAPNAFVICITNPLDAMVWALREFSGMPHHMVCGMAGVLDSARFRHFLASEFNVSMKDVTAFVLGGHGDTMVPLVRYSTVAGIPLPDLVKMGWTSQEKLDAIVQRTRDGGAEIVGLLKTGSAFYAPATSAIEMAESYLKDQKRVLPCAAYVDGAYGLDGFYVGVPTVIGAGGIERVVEISMDKDEQSMFDNSVNAVKGLVEACKGIDETLA
- a CDS encoding DUF1194 domain-containing protein; translation: MRLFLPLTAILLPARLLACDLALVLAVDVSGSVDREEYTIQMEGLAAALRDGIVVDALVDQNAQVSLVQWSGSSRQVQSIKWRGIETAQDVSALAAQVSRVPRVWRNYSTAIGEALSISARSFDMVADCGRRVIDVSGDGVSNEGIPPEQMRPVLRAGDITVNALAIETDDTDLTGYFFEQVIDGPHAFVVTANGFEDYPAQILRKLQRETTKQLSRLNLNDD
- the sdhC gene encoding succinate dehydrogenase, cytochrome b556 subunit — protein: MADVNRGNRPLSPHLTIYRPQLTSMTSILTRITGNAMLIAALMIVWWFLAAASSPEYFATANGFVTSWFGDLVMFFSLLGLWYHTLAGIRHLIWDNGYALDIPTAEKLGWACIGGSVVLTIITAIAI